The sequence below is a genomic window from Haloferax mediterranei ATCC 33500.
GCCCTCGCCCCACGGCGACTCCCACGTCTGCCCGCACGGGTCCGTAAGCGGGTCAAGGTCGGGATGTCGGTGTTCGGCCGCCGTCTCGGGTGCGACGGCACCGGCCTTCCAGAGTGCGAAGTCGGTGGGGTTCCGCTTCTCGGAGCGCTCGCTGTCGTTTGCGCGGGACTCCAATTCTTCGAGTTTCTGGTTCGAGAGTTTGCCGTAGTCGTCGAACGTGGACACGTCGAAGTAGACGGAACCGTTCGACTCGTAGGCGTGCCCGCGGTCGACGAGCGTCTCGATGAGGTCGATAATCTCGGGAATGTGCTCGGAGACGCGCGGGTAGACCTCCGCTCGCTTCAGATTGAGGCCGCGCATGTCGCTGATTACGTCGTCGACGAAGTGTTCGGCGACGGACGATTCGTCCTCGCCGAGGTCGTCTTCGCCGATGCGGGCGGCAATCTTCTCGTTCACGTCGGTGAAGTTTTCGACGTGTCGGACGTCGTAGCCCTCGTATTCGAGCCAGCGGTGCATCAGGTCTGCGTGCATCCACAGGCGAGCGTGGCCGAGGTGTGCGTCGTCCGAGACCGTCAGTCCACAGACGTAGAGCAGCACTTCGTCGCCGTGCGACTCGAACTCCTCGCGCGCTCCCGTCAGGGTGTTGGTCACGGACAGGGTCATCGCTCTCGGCTACTCGTGGGAGGATTTTCAACCCGTCGGAACGAGTGTCGGAGAATCCCTCACTGCCGGAACACTCAGACGTACACGTTCTCGATAGCCGATTCGACGACTCGGAGCGCGGCGGCCCCCTGTCGACGCGGAACGACGACCGCCATCGTGTCGCCAGCGACGCCAGCCGAATCGACGACGACGGACTCGGCATCGAGGCGTGAGAGGACAGTCGTGAGGGCTGCCGTGTCGACTTCACCCTCGGCAATTATCGCGGTGAGCGGGCCACCGGCCGCAAGGTCGACACCGGCAACCGAGAGAATCGGCTCGTCGTCCGTTTCCTCGATATCCTCACCGACGAGTCCGACGCCGCTGCGCATCGTCACGGTCGCCTCGCGGGCATCGGGTTCGAGTTCGGGCAGGTCTTCGGCAAAGCGCCGGAGTGCGGCCGAAACCGCGTCGTCGTCTCCGAGGTCGAGATAGGAGGCGACGGCGGCATAGTTGACGACGCCCGCACGGAGCGCGGTGAGGAGGAACGGTCGTTCGCGAACGGCATCGCGCGCGTCGGCGGCGAGAGACATATCTGGGGGGTCGTCGGGCGTGTGCAAAAAGCCGCCGCCATCGACGCTTCGTGAACGGGCGGTGAACGCGAGTTGGCTGAACGCCAAGATTCCTTTTCTGGATGCGAAGTTCATAAGACAGTCCCGTCGTAACCCCCGGACATGCAAGCGCTGGTCATCGTGGCGCACGGGTCGCACCTGAACCCGGATTCGAGCGCACCCACCTACGACCACGCGGATACTATCCGCGACGTAGACGCGTTCGACGAGGTCCGAACCGGATTCTGGAAGGAAGAGCCGTCGATTCGTGAAGTCCTCCGAACCGTCGAGTCCGACGAGGTGTACGTGGTCCCGCTTTTCGTCAGCGAGGGCTACTTCACCGAGCAGGTCATCCCGCGAGAGCTTCGGCTCGATGGGTGGAACGTATCTGACTGGGAGTCCGACGGACTTTCGGCATCACACGTCACGCTCACCGCCGACGACGTACCCGAAAAGAGGGTCCACTACTGCGGTCCGGTCGGGACGCACGAGGCGATGACCGATGTCATCGTCCGTCGCGCGGAATCCGTCACCGGCGACCCGAACGTCGGCGGGGGATTCGGACTCGCGGTCGTCGGTCACGGAACCGAGCGCAACGAGAACTCCGCGAAAGCAATCGAGTACCACGCCGACCGCATTCGAGAGAAGGGTCGATTCGACGAGGTACAGGCGCTCTACATGGACGAAGAGCCGGAAGTCGACGACGTGACCGACTTCTTCGAGTCCGACGACATCGTCGTCGTCCCGCTGTTTATCGCGGACGGGTTCCACACGCAGGAGGACATTCCGGAGGATATGGGCCTCACCGACGATTACCGCATGGGCTACGACGTTCCCGCCGCGGTCGACGGCCACGATATCTGGTATGCAGGCGCTGTCGGCACCGAGGGCCTGATGGCCGACGTAGTGCTCGAACGCGCCGCCGATGCGGGCGCAGATATCGGCGACACGCTCGAAGTCGTCCGCGAACGAACCCGGAAGACGCCGCAGGCGGGTGACTAACGATGGAGCACGCTCTCGATGCGCTCGTCGATGCCGCCGCGACCGGCGACGGTGTCCACCTCGACGGGCTTCACGTAACGCACCACGACGACGGCTACCGACTGGAGACGCCCGAAGCGGAACAAGACGGTCTCTCCGAAGACGCACTCACCGATGCGCTCGCCGACAACACCGACTACGTGACCAACTGGTACTTCTGGAACCGCGTCATCGGTGAGTCCAGCCCGCAACGCCGGGCCTTCCTCCGGTGGGTCGAAGGCGCAGACGGCGGAGACGGGCGTTCCATCCCGGAACGCTACGACGCGCTTCGAGACGGTCTCCAGCGCGAGTGGGGACAACTCCTCGTCACGGTCACCATCGATGACCACGGCGAGCGAACCTACGAACTGCGCCACGCCGACGAGACCGACCTCGACGTGTCCGACCTCGACACGTACCACGAACCGTTCGCAGCGCGACAGTTAGCGACCTACGACGAAAAGGGCCGTTACCGGCCGCTGAAGACCGGCAACAACCTCGCTGGCGGCTGGGTCTTCCCCGACCTCGACGGCCGCGACCTCGTCGAGGCGGTCGAGACGTTCTACCCAGCGACGGTGCCGAACTGGTATCGCGAGCGCGAGGGCGAACTCGACATCGCTCACTGGGAGGAGACGATTGAGCGACAGACCGGCATGTACAGTGTCATCGAGACGTGGAACCGCGACGACGGTCACGAACACGTGAACTGGGTCGCCGAGACCTGCTGTGACGACTCGCAGTGTGTCAAACGGCGGGCGTGGCAGTACGACGACGAGACCGACCTCGACGTTGACGGCGGCGACGGCGTCTTCCCGTGCCGCGAACCCTGTTCGCTCGTCATCGCGGCATCCCGCAAGTGGACCCGACTCGAATCCGAGGAGACGAACACCTACGAGTTCGAACTCACGCCGTCGGAAAAAGAGCAGGTCGAAGCGATTATCGAAGCGGTCGCCGACGACCGCATCGACGACATCCGCGAAGCGGACGTATACGAAGGAGCCAACCGCTACCGGACGCGGTTCCTGCGCGCGAAGTTGTTCGACGACGACGGCAACCTCTGCGGTGTTCCGACGGACGACGAATAGAAATTAAAAACGGCGACGACGGCGACAGCGCCGGCCAACACACCGCCCGTCTCGCGTATGGAACACCGAGTGCCCCGAAGACCGTCGCGACCGTCTTCCTTCTTCCCTCCGAGCGACATCGCGAGGGCGAACGCTGAGAATATTGATGTATTGATATAATTGCAGTCGCAGCTACCAGACCGTCAGCACCAGCGCGACGAGAACGCCGCCGACGACGACGCCAGCACCGAGGGTGATGACGAAACTTTTGAAGACCGAGGCGACGCCGACCGCGAGTGCGAGCGCCGCGAGGGCGAGAAGCACCAGTGGAACGGTCTGTACGTCGACCCTCGGAAACACGTCAGCGAGGCTCTCTGTTATGCTCGGTTCCGGTTCGGGCGTCCGCGGCTTCGACAGCGTCTCGTCCACCTCGACCGGCGGTTTTCCATTACTCGGGTTGACAGTCACGTCGACGTAGACCGTCTCGGACCCGTGTCCGGAGACGATTTTGAGTTTCCCGGTCACCGGTTCGGGCGGCGGAGAAACGAACACATTGACTAACTTCGTCTGGCCGCCATCTACGAAGTGGTTCCCCTCGGAAAGCGTCATCACCCGCGAAAGTTCGTCATCGACGTGCAGGTGGACGTGGACCGCCTGTCCGCGGTTTTCGAGTTCGACCGCGAACGTGTCTCTCGTCGAGAACGATGGCGCTACCGAGAGGTCGTGAGGGCGCTCGTCGTTCAGCGTGACGGTGAGCGGCGCGTTCGACACGGTACCACCGTCGGAGCGGGAATAGAAAAACGTTCAGGTCCGGTTAGTTATCGCGCATGTCCGGCGGCAGGAGGTTCGGGATACCGTCCTCGATGGGGTATACCTCGCCGGTGACCGTGCCGATGAGCCGCCCCTCGATGATTTCATCGCCGTCACGCTCGTCGACTTCCAACTCGAGTTCACTCTTGTCGAGGGGGTCACAGAGGATGTCCATCAGGGATTCTTTCATCGTCGTGATGGTAGATTGCGCGAAGTAAAAGCGTACGGGTTCGACGCCGTCGAGTCAGCGACCGGGGGTCGAACTCGTCTCGGTCGTGTGTGTAATTACTCGTCGAACGGGTTCGCGAGGTGGACCGTCTGTTCGCGGTCCGGGCCGATGCCGACGGCGTAGACCGGCACATCGAGTTCGTCGGAGATGTAGTCGAGGTAGTCCTGTGCAGCGTCCGGGATGGCGTCGTAGCCTTCCTCGGCGACTTCGGCCCAGTCGACTTCCGGCCACGGTTCGAACTCCTTTAGGACGGGTTCGCATTCGGCCCAGCGTTCGGTCGTCGCGGGCATGGTCAGGCGCTCTTCGCCGTCGAGTTCGTAGGCGTGGCCGACCTTGATTTCGTCCAGTCCGGCGAGCACGTCGAGGTGGTTGACGGCGATGCCGGTGAAGCCGCTTGCGCGCGCGGCGTGGCGGAGCATCGGGATGTCGAGCCAGCCGATACGGCGCGGGCGACCGGTGACGGTACCGAACTCGCCGCCTTTCTCGCGGATGAAGTCGGCGAGTTCCTCGTCGTGGTCGTTGTCTTTCAGTTCGGTCGGCATCGGTCCCTCGCCAACGCGCGAGAGATACGCCTTGACGATGCCGACGACTTCACCCTGTCCGACGACGGTCGGTCCGAGACCGGAGCCGGTGGACGCACCGCCTGCCGTCGGGTTCGAGGAGGTCACGTACGGGTAGCTCCCGTGGTCGATGTCGATGAGCGTTCCCTGTGCGCCCTCGAACATCACGTTCTCGCCGGATTCGCGCCGCTCGGCGAGGAAGTCGCCACAGTTGACCGTCATGTCGTCTTCGCGGAGGCGACGGCCGAACTCGGTGTACTCGTCGACGAGTGCTTCGATATCACACTCGTCGCCTGCTTCGAGACCGTACACGTCTTCGATGAGCGCTCGCTTCTGCGGAACGACGTACTCCAGTCGCTGGCGGAGTACCTCGGGGTCCAAGAGGTCGCCGACGCGGATACCGCGGCGGCCCACCTTGTCCTCGTAGGTGGGGCCGATGCCGCGTCCGGTCGTGCCGACGGTCAGGTCCGAGTCGGCCTTCGCTTCCTCCTCGATGTTGTCGAGGCGGCGGTGATACGGCATAATCACGTGCGCGCGCTTTGCGAGGCGCACGTCGGGGTCGAGACCCTGCTCACGGAGGTCGTCAATTTCGGAAAAGAGCGTCCGGGGATTGATGACACAGCCGTTTCCGAGCACGCCGACCTTGCCGCGGACGGCCCCGCTCGGGACGAGCGAAAGCTTGTACTCCTCGCCGTCTTCGACGACCGTGTGTCCGGCGTTGTCGCCGCCTTGGTATCGAACGACGATATCAGCGTCGCCGCCCCAGAGGTCGACGAGCGCGCCTTTGCCCTCGTCGCCGAGTTGCGAACCGACGATGGTAACAGTCATACGTCGGCCGTTCCCCGCGCCGCACTAAACAGATTACGGTCGCGCCCGGAAACAGACTCACGTTCGTGCATATGTTGTTAATTGATAGGACCAATACTGCCATAAACACGCATTAACGTGACGACGGATAACACAACGGTTAATTAGTGCCCTCGACAAGGTCGGGCTATCTCATTATTCGCCGTCTCGGAGGGTAAGGCTTAAAGCCTACCAAGAAGAGTTAACAAATGGCATGATAGACCGACTTGAGAAAGAAGTTGATATGTTGGAGCGCCATCTGCAGGTTCTGAAGATGGTCATCGAGAGTGAGCCGATTGGCATCGTCAAGATGTCCAACGAGACGGGTTATCCGCACCACAAAGTTCGGTATTCCCTTCGCGTTCTCGAAGAAGAGAACCTTATCGAGCCCTCCAGCCAGGGTGCGATTACGACCGAGCGGACACAGGAATTCGTCGACGAACTTGACGACAAGCTCGACGAGATTGTCAACAAGCTCGAATCGATGAAAATCGAAGAAGCGGCTGAAGTCGAAAACTAATCTCCGATACGCGCGGTCGTTCTATCCTGTTTCGTACGACGAGTCTCACCGGGCACGTCTTCGATCCGGCCGCGTTAGCTACATCTCTCTTCGTCGCGTATGCAGCGTACTCTCGGTGAGAGCCGTTTCCATGTCTCACGTCGAGACGGGACGTTGTGCGTGCGCGTCGCTCGCATTCTGACCCTCCTCGGGACCGCTTCGAATCGAAGTGAGCCGCTCGGCAACTCGCTCCGGTTCGTCGACGAATGCGAGCGAATGGCAGTAAAAACGGTACGGCTCCGTCTCCGCAGCATCGTCCGTCCGGTCGAGTGCGACCATCGCTGCGTCCGTCGCCGGCGGACTGTCGAACAGCGCCCTCTCGGCGGTCGCGTCACGGATAGCGTCGAGCGGAACGCACCACTGGACGGCGTCGAGGCGGCGGTCATAGGCGACGAGTTCGTCGTCGGACAATCGGTATTCGAGCGCGCCGAACGCCAGTTCAAAGTGAACGACGCCGATGAGTGCGACGACGCCGATGTACGCGCCGAGCGTCGCCACGGTCGCCGCACCGAGAAGCGGGAGCGACGTGATTCCCCAGACCTCGTGACCGACGAGCGGGACGCCGACCAACAGCACGACTGCGATGGCGTACTGTCCTTCGACCCGACGAAAACTGCTCGCGGCGTTGCCGAACGGCAGGAGGCTGTCCACCGCGCCCGCGAGCCGGACGGCGCGTCGGTTCGGCCGAATCGTCGAGCACGGTTCGCCGCTCGGAAGCGAGGAGACCGTCGACGACGCCGAGTCAGTCGTATTCGCGGACGACCGAGTCGATTCCGTCGCCCCAGCCGCGTCGCCAAACGAGCGAATGTCGCGGACCGTTCGCCCGACAACGACGAGCCCCGCAACGAGCGTCAGGAGGTCACCCACTTCGGGACCCGTCGCGTGCAGGGCGGTGAGGAACCACAGCGGGACCCAGTACAGCATCCACAACCCGAAACGCCACCGCGGTGCGACGGCCCCTGCGGTCGGCCACTCCGAGCGCGCGTGGTTCCGAACGAGGAGTCCGTGTTTCGCGGCGGAAGCGAGCGTGCCCGCGGCGAGAATCAGCGGCGTTGGCCGCGACCAGAACTCGTCGAACACCGGCGACGAGACGACTTTCGACGACACCCCGACGGCCGCCACCGGGATAAAAAAGAACAGCGAGAGGAAGACGACGTTCACGAAGGGCCGCACGTTGTGGAGCGACACCGGTGGCAGCCGGTCGGCCACGGTGACGGACCCGACTTTCGCCGAGAAGAAGCGGAAAAACCCCTGCTCGTACGGCGACAGCGTCGAGTTCCCGCCTTCTGGCGCGGGAGCGGCCCCGGTCGGCGAAACCGTCTCCCGAGGCGCGGCGAACAACGTCTGGCACGTCCGCCGAACCAGCGACGTGGTCAGGTCGAGCCAGGAGAGGACGACGACCGCGTACAGCGGGTGCGAGGACGTGACGACGGCTGCCACCGCGACGAGTCCGACCCCGAGTACAGCGAGATACGACGACGGAGACCGCTTCACTGGTCGCCACTCCGGACCGTTCGATTTTAATAATACTGATAAGATACGAAACCGACTCAGTTCGAGGCAGACTCAGGTGTTGTCCCCGAACGTCACAATGCGGCGACGACCCAGTCAGAATTTGGAGGTGCGGCGAATTCGCCGGTGTGGTTCTACAAGTCGGGCACGTTCAGGTGGAACTCGCCGCTTCGTGCTTCGACCAGACAGAGGTGGTACCCCTGCTTGCGCGAGAGTTTGACGAAGCTCTTGCGCTTCGACCGACTCAGGAGACCGCCGCCGGTTTCGGCGGTGGCCGCTTCGAGGGCTTCGGGTTCGAAGAAGCTCTTCGTGACCACGAACGCCGACCCGAGCGTCTCTTTCGCGTCGGCGACAGCCTTCGAATCCTTGATGAGTTGCGTGACCATCGGCTGGGTGGCCGGGTCGCGAGAGTCGTTGAGGTTCGCGACGAACAGCGGTTCACCCATCTGGTCGCGGACGATAACATCGAACTGTCGCGGCTCCGTCTCACCCTCGCCGATTGGAACCGAAACGGTTCCGTAGAGTTCGATACGGTCGGCTTTCGGAATCGAGTCGAAGACGCCGGCGAGGCTCGACCGGTTGTCCGTTTCGCCGATTTCGTAGAGTAAGTCAGTGACAACCCACTTGGCGAAGCCGTATTCGGGTGTCTCGTGGAGGAACTCCTCGTACGGTTGCCCTTCGATGCCGAGTCCTTCGGTGTCGAACGTCGTGTGGTGTTCGAGACGGAGGTTCTCGACGACCTCCTCGCGGCTTGCCTGTCCGGCGTGTGCCTTCTCCAGTGTCGCCTCTCCTTTCCGGGCGTAGCGGACGAACAGGTTCGTTCCCCGTAGCGCCTCGTCGGGCGACATCGACCGGTCCGCCGACTTGATGCCGGCTTCTTCCAGCTCGGCTCGAAGCCGGTCGACCTCGGATTCGAGTTCGGCCACGCGGTCTTCGAGTTCTTCCGCACGGGCGCGGTGTTCATCGCGCTCGTTCCGAAGCGCGTCGCGTTCGGATTCGAGTCGGTCGCGTTCGGACTCCAGCGCGGACAGTTTCTCCTTCACCGGGTTCGCCTCTTTGGGGTCGACCGCGTTGGGTTGTCCTTGCTCGGTACTCGTTTGCTCGGACGTCCGCTTCCGCTGTTTCGGCTGCTTCGACTCCTGCTTTTGCGGTGGTCGCGGCCGGGTCGCCTGCTTCGTGGATTGTTTCCCACGTCGCGGCGTGCCCGGTCGGTCACCGACGGACTCCCCTTTCGCATCGCGGGGGTCAAGCGAGGGAATCGAACGGGCGTTCCGCCACTCTGCTTCGGCCGAGAATACATCGTCGCCCGGTGCTCCGCCCTCTGCGAGCGGGTCGGGCGCAGTCTCGCCGTTCTTCGACGTGGAGTCCGCGTCGGACGCCCCGGTTGCGGGTGCAGACGGTGAGTCCTCGCCCGACTCACTCGCCTCAGTCGATGGCTCGGCGTCAGTCTCTGCCGTACGGTGTTCCGAGTTCGCCGATGCCTCAGTCGTCGACGAGTCCTCGGACTGTCCCTGTGCCGTGGACGGCGTCTCGTTCGCTCCCCTCGGAGCCGACCCGTCCGTCTCGTCGGCGGATTCGGTCGTTCCGGTTGTTTCTGTCGTTGCCGGTTCAGCCGAAGCGGCGGTGGCGTCTCCGCCGCGCTCCGCTGTTTGCGAGGTGTCTCTGACAGCGTCGTCAGTCGGTGGTTCGTCGGGTTCGGCCTCGGCAGGCGCGTCCGAGTCGTGCTCAGTCCCGGCGGCAGCGGCGGCACTGCCAGCGCCGGCAGCAACGTCAGTCGATTCGTCGTCACTCGCTGCCGAGTCGTCGATTCCGTCGTCCGGAATCTCGACGAGGTCGATGTCGACGTCGAAGACCTTGTAGATACCAATCTCGTCGGTTGCCCGTTCCAACGCCTCATCGCCCGTAATGAGACGCTTGCTGTTTCCGACGAAGGCGGCGCTCATCGATTTCCCCCCGTGGTAGACGATGTAGTAGTCGCCGGAAAGGACGTTCTCGGAGAGTTCGACGTAGCCGGTGAAGCCACCCGCCGAGAGCGTTCCGTCCGCGTCGCTCAGCGGTGTCTCTTCCGTGTAGTATTGCGCGCGGATGTCGCCGCCGGTTTCTTGCATCGCATAGAGCAGTGGCAACGATGAGTCAGGCGCGCGATGGGCCTCGAACGATTCGCCGTCGAAGTCGGCTATGTCCCCGTCGAATACACCGAGGAGACGACCGTTGAGCATGAAGCCCCACGTCATGCCGGCTACGACGGCGCCTGTGAAGCCGTCGTCTGCGAGTGACCGGAGGCCCCCGTATCCTCGGTCCGTAGGTGCGGAGTCCCACCCAGTCACCGCGTCAATAATCTCGCTATCCATTTGGGGTTACATCACCGGAAGCGAATCAAATACTTTCCGGGCGAAACGAGCGAATAGTCCATTCATACTACATTTTTGTGTTCTGTATTGACAGTTTCGGCCGATAAACGAGGATTCGGGGACCCGGTCGAACGAGATTGGGTGGGGTAACGGGACAACTCGGGCGAACGATTATACCATCCGGCCGTGACGAGTCGTGCGTGACTAGACACGACGAACAGTTCGTCCGCTATCTCCATGCGAAGGAAACGGTGGACGACCGCGCACTCCACCGGCCGACGCTCGCGCACCTCATCGACTTGCTCGAGGAGCGCGCCGAGTCGCATCCGGACGAACCGCTCCGTG
It includes:
- a CDS encoding DUF7523 family protein, translating into MSLAADARDAVRERPFLLTALRAGVVNYAAVASYLDLGDDDAVSAALRRFAEDLPELEPDAREATVTMRSGVGLVGEDIEETDDEPILSVAGVDLAAGGPLTAIIAEGEVDTAALTTVLSRLDAESVVVDSAGVAGDTMAVVVPRRQGAAALRVVESAIENVYV
- a CDS encoding CbiX/SirB N-terminal domain-containing protein, translating into MQALVIVAHGSHLNPDSSAPTYDHADTIRDVDAFDEVRTGFWKEEPSIREVLRTVESDEVYVVPLFVSEGYFTEQVIPRELRLDGWNVSDWESDGLSASHVTLTADDVPEKRVHYCGPVGTHEAMTDVIVRRAESVTGDPNVGGGFGLAVVGHGTERNENSAKAIEYHADRIREKGRFDEVQALYMDEEPEVDDVTDFFESDDIVVVPLFIADGFHTQEDIPEDMGLTDDYRMGYDVPAAVDGHDIWYAGAVGTEGLMADVVLERAADAGADIGDTLEVVRERTRKTPQAGD
- a CDS encoding DR2241 family protein, encoding MEHALDALVDAAATGDGVHLDGLHVTHHDDGYRLETPEAEQDGLSEDALTDALADNTDYVTNWYFWNRVIGESSPQRRAFLRWVEGADGGDGRSIPERYDALRDGLQREWGQLLVTVTIDDHGERTYELRHADETDLDVSDLDTYHEPFAARQLATYDEKGRYRPLKTGNNLAGGWVFPDLDGRDLVEAVETFYPATVPNWYREREGELDIAHWEETIERQTGMYSVIETWNRDDGHEHVNWVAETCCDDSQCVKRRAWQYDDETDLDVDGGDGVFPCREPCSLVIAASRKWTRLESEETNTYEFELTPSEKEQVEAIIEAVADDRIDDIREADVYEGANRYRTRFLRAKLFDDDGNLCGVPTDDE
- a CDS encoding DUF7524 family protein, whose amino-acid sequence is MSNAPLTVTLNDERPHDLSVAPSFSTRDTFAVELENRGQAVHVHLHVDDELSRVMTLSEGNHFVDGGQTKLVNVFVSPPPEPVTGKLKIVSGHGSETVYVDVTVNPSNGKPPVEVDETLSKPRTPEPEPSITESLADVFPRVDVQTVPLVLLALAALALAVGVASVFKSFVITLGAGVVVGGVLVALVLTVW
- a CDS encoding methytransferase partner Trm112; this encodes MKESLMDILCDPLDKSELELEVDERDGDEIIEGRLIGTVTGEVYPIEDGIPNLLPPDMRDN
- a CDS encoding adenylosuccinate synthase translates to MTVTIVGSQLGDEGKGALVDLWGGDADIVVRYQGGDNAGHTVVEDGEEYKLSLVPSGAVRGKVGVLGNGCVINPRTLFSEIDDLREQGLDPDVRLAKRAHVIMPYHRRLDNIEEEAKADSDLTVGTTGRGIGPTYEDKVGRRGIRVGDLLDPEVLRQRLEYVVPQKRALIEDVYGLEAGDECDIEALVDEYTEFGRRLREDDMTVNCGDFLAERRESGENVMFEGAQGTLIDIDHGSYPYVTSSNPTAGGASTGSGLGPTVVGQGEVVGIVKAYLSRVGEGPMPTELKDNDHDEELADFIREKGGEFGTVTGRPRRIGWLDIPMLRHAARASGFTGIAVNHLDVLAGLDEIKVGHAYELDGEERLTMPATTERWAECEPVLKEFEPWPEVDWAEVAEEGYDAIPDAAQDYLDYISDELDVPVYAVGIGPDREQTVHLANPFDE
- a CDS encoding DUF7527 domain-containing protein; translation: MDSEIIDAVTGWDSAPTDRGYGGLRSLADDGFTGAVVAGMTWGFMLNGRLLGVFDGDIADFDGESFEAHRAPDSSLPLLYAMQETGGDIRAQYYTEETPLSDADGTLSAGGFTGYVELSENVLSGDYYIVYHGGKSMSAAFVGNSKRLITGDEALERATDEIGIYKVFDVDIDLVEIPDDGIDDSAASDDESTDVAAGAGSAAAAAGTEHDSDAPAEAEPDEPPTDDAVRDTSQTAERGGDATAASAEPATTETTGTTESADETDGSAPRGANETPSTAQGQSEDSSTTEASANSEHRTAETDAEPSTEASESGEDSPSAPATGASDADSTSKNGETAPDPLAEGGAPGDDVFSAEAEWRNARSIPSLDPRDAKGESVGDRPGTPRRGKQSTKQATRPRPPQKQESKQPKQRKRTSEQTSTEQGQPNAVDPKEANPVKEKLSALESERDRLESERDALRNERDEHRARAEELEDRVAELESEVDRLRAELEEAGIKSADRSMSPDEALRGTNLFVRYARKGEATLEKAHAGQASREEVVENLRLEHHTTFDTEGLGIEGQPYEEFLHETPEYGFAKWVVTDLLYEIGETDNRSSLAGVFDSIPKADRIELYGTVSVPIGEGETEPRQFDVIVRDQMGEPLFVANLNDSRDPATQPMVTQLIKDSKAVADAKETLGSAFVVTKSFFEPEALEAATAETGGGLLSRSKRKSFVKLSRKQGYHLCLVEARSGEFHLNVPDL